TGTGAGCACTAGTAAATAATACTTTTATTTATAAATGATGATAATAAtgtataacattttttgattctaaCTTTATTTTAGTACACTTTTCCTTACTCATGCAAATCTTGCAAAAGTTACGCGGGCAcggtgtggattttttaacaaaaaatcaaaaaaacatgttccaaGAATTAATTCATTCTTAACCATTGCGTGACACgtggcatttttttgttttttaatgattttagaTGTTTTAAATCAGCCAACTTTCAgctttgttttagtttttcttcaattttttttctagattatcaaagttgacaacattttcaaggaagacataaagaaaaaactagaacaaaaaattttgtgataaagaaaaacaacgacAAAGTATGTATATCTTGCGCCAGGAAAAGTCCTCTAACTGACCACTGTGcccacaactttttttaaaaatttaccattCTGATAATTAGATGTCTGGTTACAAtactaacatatttttaaaatttttctatgtctagattttgagaaaatgtaggtagttgtgaaaaaatggtCAATTTTCTATGTTAGTATTGTAACCAAAATATGTTAGTATTGTAACCAGACTAGAAACGGATACCTACTTTTTATACCATTATGCAAAAAActttctaatttgaaaaaagtttccaatattCTAGTTTCTCACGTTTGATTCCATAAAGTGACTAGCTGATGCCCTTAGTACAACTAGTCTGCAAAACTAGCGTAAACACCTGACTTTTTGTACGAAGTCGCGAAATTCAGGTTTTTTGTacttctggaacattttttgattcattccaaaaatttctcctgctaaattttttttcaaagtttcaaaaaaaaaagtcaagttCCCTGAAACTTTGGAAACGTTTTAGGAACATTTCAGATTCtggaagtttttattttgatcctggaacattttcagatcttggaaaatatataatttttcaaaagtattatCTTGAGATTTctaggaatttttcaaaaatgtcagcAATTTCCagaagttgcaaaatttttccaggattctcgaaaagtttcgacaaatttcaaaaactatccAAAACTCATCAaaggttttcagaaattttaaaaaattttcagaagtttctcaaattttcccgaGTTTGCTAAACCCCACTGACCCAAAccaattttagtttcaaaataaaaaaaaactatgcaTTTTTGCAAAAGCAAACATaggaatttcccgccaaaatatccCCGTCTTACCTAGACTtactttgaattttatgacttgaaaaatcaaaatcagaaACTACAACTTTCAAGCGTAACCACAGGAATAAATTGTGCACAAAGTTGAATGTACATGCATTTTTACTCACCTGGTCATGCAGCGAAAAATCACCATTTTCCAAAGTTACTGCCTGATATTTGCTCCCTTGACGTCAAAAACGTATAATttccatttaatttttaaaaactcagaaattcttatttttcaatgccTACCAAAAAGAAAACGTCAGAGTTCTACCAAAATTCTCATTTCCTAACACCAACCTCTATACGGGCAcggattttgttttttgataattaaaactttttcagctaaTGTTGGTCAAAATATGTAAAGGTTTGTTTTTACGTATACCACAAAAAACCTTGCAGAAACAGCTACAGTACTCGGCCTTTGGAGGCGCACACTTTTTTGCATTGGACAACAAATTGTAGTGTCGAGACTCggctcaaaaattgcaaaatttaactTCCGAGTAATACAGAATGCCGTGTATTTCTTGAAGATTATCTGTTTCTTTTGTGAAAGtaattttgcctgaaaaatttcatcgcaactttatttttttcttttcataaaaaaccaaataaatattgggaaaaaatcaacaaataacatgtggaaaaagaaaaaaataaatttacaatAGGCTCAACCCTTCTCGCAAAATCTCACACACTTTAAAAGCAGGGCTGCTCAATTGAAGTAgtacaaaatattgattaacATCTTTAACAGCTGTTTCAGCAAGATTTGTTAAAGATAAGAGCTCCATGAATCGTACGTGCCCACTGTTATTCATTGAACATATTTTGAATAACGATGAGCTGTAGAAATTTTGATAAGTGGAAAGAAGACGCCGTCCAGTGTCAGATAGATTGGTGATtgctgaaatattatttttgggctaattttttttaaatgtaacaGTACCAGGATTGCAAAACAATATCACCAAAACTAGGAGAAATTCTTCGTTTGCGATTTGAAGCTCTCTCATTTTACTTATAAGCCGCCCAGTTATAAGCTCTGGCATGTTCAGATCCTTCACGATTCTTTCAGTTTCTTtactcggaaaaattgaacttccaTCAGGAAATGATATAACTTCTTTGCCAAGCGCATAAGCTCGAAATGATGCAGAGAACAGTGCtactttcagaaaagtttccCGAATTATCGCTATCCGGTCTTGGAGTCTTGCAAAATATACGAAGGGGAACTGTTTCATGAAGTATACAGTAGACACTAAAGTGATATAGTACCAACTATCCCAATTCATTTCATGATATTTTTGTCGAGCGACAAAACTTGTTTCTTCTCGGAGCatctgttcaattttcaagtttgaattttccgggTAGGAATTTAACAGCAGAAACACTCGATTCATGTGATGAGCTGAGATATCATGGAGTAGCTCTTGGATTGAGGTCTTTTGCAGTAGCGGCTGAATATTCATCCCAACTTCTATGCTTTTCTGGAATCGGCACAGTTGGCAGCCAAAGTTCAGAGGAGCAGCTggaatttaaagtttatatCTGCAGATCGGACACTGttcgaattttctcaaaatgagaTACCACGTCAACTTTCGAACCAATAAGCGACTCCTAACTCTCCATCTGATTAGTTGAAGAGTGGGCGGAGTGAATCAATGATTGGTCGCGTAGTTCTCATGTTAGAGGGAATTGAAGCAGGGAAGTATTAGGTCTTCCCATAAGTTACAATTGCTTGCGTTTTTTAAAGACACTAAAGAAAATACcgtagtttttcatatttaatcGGGCCTACAAAAATTGTGTGACACCAcgaatgttttttattgaaatctcatttttattaGTCGAACAACTAGGAGATCTTCCAAATACTCAGCCTACCTTGATAACAACTTTCCTGTTGTATGCATGGTTTGAACGGAGTCTTCCTTACCGCCTGACGGCGAATGAACATTTTGCATGCATTGCAGGAGTGGACCTGAAACACACATAGTGGCTATGAATTAGTGTGCTGGCAAGGAAATCAGTAGCACAGTTACCGTATTAAAGCTTACAGTAATCCAGTTAGAACTATCATTAGCAAGGAGCACAAGCTTCCTACTGTGCGAGAGACCTAAAGGATCCAAAGACATCGCGGACTCGGATCGATGTTGGCTGCACAATCATCACAGGAGCTATTggtaacgaaaaaaaaatttgctataGTTTTAACGGTTCTAGCTGTATGCATGTGAAGCTTGTattataatgaaaaaaaagtgaactaaGCCAAAGTAGATGCGCGATTCAGACAAAACTACACACTTTATCTGAAACTGAATGATCGGCTGCAGCTTTTGGAgctttaattttagatttatgTACCAACCgtaaaaattatacttttttctcCTTTCATGTGAAGTGCACTTACGCCGTAATTGAATTCACTTGTCAATTGGTGACAAACTGcgcaagttttggaaaataggTCTACCAGCCAGCGATCTACAGACATAACTGACTGATGACGAAGTTTACGCTACTGGTGATAACTACCGTATATCAGCTTGTTAGCATTTTcgccaaataaaaaataaagagacAAGAAAAACATGCTCATAATATGCTCATAATATTTacgttcaaaaatgtttcctctgtttgtttgatttttctaaatctcTTGGCTACGATGGGAAGAGTGTTGAAAAATGGGTGgcaattaattttataaaaattgattttaaaaaaccttataaaataatataatgcgctttgtgtgatttttaaaatttttaattgagcATGAATCAAAAACTGATGAGTAACTTTGtctacatttttaatttcactcCAGAAAAGTTGGAGCGGCTGACATTTTGCGGGTCGATTTTCGATAATTCCTATTGACGTCGCCACTGAAACGTCACTCAATGGGCTTGACCCGCCATCGAACCAGACCCATCCATTATGTGGGCGGGATATAAAAAATCACGCCtattttttggagggaaattcaaacttttggaGCTGATTCacataaaaacagaaaaattgctACAAAACTAgagattttgtttgaatttacTCAAATACATAACgcaaaaaagctttaaaaataagatttgGTAAAGTTCCAaattattgaacattttaaactttttgagaaaaccttgaaggtattttttaattgtacgCATATTACCTCTCCTAAATATTGAACATGACTGAAATTTATAGATTTATATTGAACATGACtgaaatttatagattttccaCACTTTCCGTCAAAATTCTGGTAAATggcaaattattcaaaaacggtttattttttgcaaaatttctagCATTGCTGCAGGTTTGAACATTTCcgattctaaaaataaaaatacataacTAAAACgtaatgaaaatatgaaaatcatGGGAAACCTACCCAACATTTAAAGTAAACCCTCCAATAGTTCCGCCTTCACAAAAGCATTACAAATCGAGAACGATTCACCTCcgtgcacatttttcaaagctaataattttcagtgatatGACGTGGGTTTCTAGTCAGAAGGATGTTACATTTTATCACATCAAAGAACGTGCTTAAATATCATAGCTCAAAATGTAAGGAAACTAATTGCTTAGAGTAGTTTTCATGAAACTTAATTTGAGTTTCAATTTCCATACTTTGCAGACAATGTATCTAACGTACGAGTTTCTACTGttctttgaatttgaaaaaaaaagaaaaaaaatatacatttggATATTACTTTCTTTCTGCTCAgcacatgtttcaaaaaaaaaagcgacaagcaaaaaaaagaaaaaaaacgttgtccAAGTTTGAGAgggaattttcaatgattgtagtaattggaagaaaaaggaaaactgaACAAGAGAGTTCTAAAGTTTGTCAGAGTTGCAGAACTTTCAtagaaattaccaaaacttgcaagaaagttctaaaaaagCTTGACAGGAAATTGTCAATGTTCTACAGAAATCTATTAAAATCTGCCAGAAATTTGACAATGATTGAcgagccaaaaattttcaggaagttgCCCAATGTTCGACAGAAAATTGTCAGTGTTCTGAAGCAAGTTCTGAAAAAGCAAGTGGTCAGCAAATCATTGTCGAAACATTTGAGGTTCTTGCTTAATTTTGGGCAGCAAGCCTTTAGCGTTCTACAGCAAGTTGTCGAAGTTAGTcgtcggaaaattgccaaaatgttttaggAAGTTGCCAGTTTTCGACAGAATGTTGGCCGCAAAACtgccaacatttttcaggtagTTGCCCAACGTTCGACAGCTAATCGTCGAAATTTGCCACAAATGAAGCCCGCATTCTACGTAAGTCACTTTTCCCAGGATCAATCGAATCAAACAACTCCCAGACTGCACTGTCAATTCAGCCATGTAGTCCCGAAAATTGAATACATGTTTTTACGTTGTATCACAAAACACATCAGTTGTTTTCATGGTTATTGCATAAATGAATATTGTACGTTTCCGGCATTTTGGGTAGTATGTCGATAAAAATAAGATCTACTGAAAAAACAAGGCAACCAATATTTCGTTGCGTTTTTGATTAACGAAACCactccatttttttaaaacttacagaACCCTGTATCATGCCTCTGTGGTTACACGTAATCCAGCATGCTGGATTCCTTTTTGCTCAGCTCACTAATGGAATATTAGTGTACTTAATTGTAACAAAAGCTCAACAGCTTGGAACATATCGCCATCTAATGTGTGCGTTTGCGGTCTTCTCCCTGATTTATGCCTGGATCGAAGTGTTCACTCAACCGGTTGGTCGAAAACTTTAATTTGTTGCCGAGCTTGTACTTTTTCGATCCataaatttgaagaataaacTCGGTAACagtaatattgatttttttaaggtGATGCACACAAAAGACCCAGTTTTCATAGTCTTCATGGATAGTCCTTTAAAATATCAAGCAGGAATTGGTAATTTTGTGACTTGTAAGTTACTTTGTTAATAAATAACTTCCAACCAATGAGCGGTTGGGCAGTAGGCGTGGTTGAACGGTGATTGGtctaaaattgttaattgggaggaaactcaaaaaaatgccaattatGTCAATCAACGTGGATATTTCGAACGCAAACTACAATAATTGTCAATTGCAGGCCTATATTGCGGATCTTTTGCTCTTGTGATTTCTCTTCTTGCAGCTCAATTTTCATACAGATTTATTGCAGTTTGCAGgtatattttcctttttaaaagCATTCAAAGCTTACATTTTCAGACCAGAAATATTGCCAAAACTAGATGGGTTCAAGCTAGTTATAATAATCATTCCATGCatgtttttcttcattctctGGTTTGAACTGGTTTATTGGGGTATGGCAAGCACCAAGGAGAAACAGGAATACATGAGGTTACTTgtaactaaattttaaaagtttatataAAAAGATCAGAGAAGAACTGGAAACATTTTACGAAGAAGATTCGACGAAGGTGTCCTTTATCGGATCGATATATTGGTCGATAGGGGAAAATGgagagaaaatttggaatttttttgagattgggTTTGCATTTGGCTGTGTAATGATTATTGTAAGGCCTACACATGGCCCTAAAAgcccagaaaatttttaatttttacaggtTGTCTGCTTCACGACAATTCTATTCTGTTCactgaacatttattttttcatgacAAGCATTCAATGCCATATGAGCACAAGAACATTGGAACTCAATCGCCAACTCTTGGTCACCCTAAGCTTTCAGGTATAGTTCCGATTATCTAaatgaaattccatatttggTTTTCAGACTCTTTTACCATTTGTCATGATGCATAGTCCTGTCGGATTGTTGTTCTGTCTTCCATTGGTTGAAGTTTACGTTGGATATATTGCGAATTACGTGGGCGCCAGTTTGGCTCTCTATCCCGCGTTGGTGCCACTGATTGCTATATTCACAATCAATGGGTTCAGAAAAACAGTCATGagtaagttaaaattttgaataaaagtttttataaattaaaaattaaaaaaaaaattcagaacgtCTCCGAAGAAAAGTAGAAACGGCCCCGATGTCAATTATGCCCTGAACAATTGgagttgttttttgaattttctgcctATTTCTGGATtaggaaaatgtttaattaatACTATATAACACACTTAAGGAATtccgttttccttttttttttcagattttaccAGGCCACTTTGACATTTACAAAAAGCTTTCTCggtccaaaaataaaatgtaaagCTCCCAGAACAAGTTGAACTTTCGATCGCCTGAAAgcctataaaaaatattgaattttaatccTAAAACATTGATCACACGGATATCACAACTCAATCTTCCCTTTTATAAAACctttacaaatttattttttaatagtatttttaaaaaatgggattAATGTCGTGATATGTTCTACTCGTCAGTGATATTTGTTGTCATGTGCAGAAAAGCTacgaaaaaattgccaatagtttttttttttggcgagaAATATCATATTTCTCGATGAAGGGTGGGCGGTAtattcagatttaaaaaattttagatggGAAATTTCAAgccgggaatttcaaattttccgagaatttttcttggcgggaaattcaaacttcttgataaaatttttgcgggaatttcaaattttttgagaaacaatttttgttggtatttttttggttttcttttgCTTTTGGAATTAATCTcgttttttcgaagtttcctTGTATATTCAAACTATTATGACTAATATAGCACGAATCGTGAAAATAATCCCAACTTTAATCTCcccttttcagaaattttctacTATATATACTGTGACCAGCAGGATTCGAATATGATGAGAtaaattttctcttttatatattttttaatgacaaTTGTTATATCAATGAACTTTTGGATTATATTTCttgctccaaaaaattattttactagCACTTGGGCACATGGAAGATAGTGCCGGAAATTGAATAGATGTTTTCCATTGTCTAGATGTATTCGGCTTTTTAAAACTCTATAAGAAGTGTTCTAAGAAGTGTTCAACAGTTCAATAATTGAGTTTTTGGTAAATATTCAAGTATATGCCCAAGTACCCCGGTGTACGTTTCCGGAGCTGCAGTTAATGATACAAAGTATTGAGCTTTTGTAGGAAAGCCATTCGTGacaacttaattttttacacttttgtGTGCTCCGCTTTGATGTGAGctttttccattcattttagttcaacttttttatactGCTTAGACGTTTCTGCTACATTATCTCGCTTACTCACAAAAATTTACAGGCCTTGCCTAATCTTGCAAAATGCCTCTTTGGCTCCACGTAATCCAACATGCTGGTTTCTTTTTCGCTCAGATCACTAATGGAATATTAGTATATTTGATCGCAacaaaagctcaaaaactaTTTGGAACATATCGTCATCTAATGTGTGCTTTTGCGGTCTTCTCCCTAATTTATGCCTGGGTCGAAGTGTTCACTCAACCGGTAGGCTAATAGCTTTAAGCCAAGTTTGGGCCTCGAATATGCTCGATGAGATTgcagaattaatttttatataattaaGGTTATGCACATAAAAGGTCCAGTGTTCATAGTCTTCATGGATAGCCCTTTGAAATATCAAGcaggaattggaaattttgttacatgtaagtttatttgaatttattttataatttatttggaacattctaaaaataataaagaaaatacttttttactgcgcgattttgcaatattttattgctttttattatttaccagccgtggaccgcacctacggcgcggcccccaacttttttgagaaaacacattagatatacggtttctatcgcggacctcgatcgatgtctgctgcgcatttagcataaggtttcccaaaataatcagagatcaaactacatagtGACGGAacgacacgcgctttatatatagtaaattgattgtttgaatttaaaaaaaaagacaactcCCAACCAATCAACGTATAGTTACGCTTccttttgaaataattaagtTAAATGGTTGTTATGTGGCGTCGCTGATTGGTGAGAAACTGAGCGTTTCTGAACGCTGATTGGTGAGCGACTGGGTGTGGCTGAATGTTCATTGGTAAGCAAGTGGATGTGGCTAAACGTTGATTGGCTTGATAGTGGTTGAAGCTGAATGCTGAAGACTGGCCCCATCAAGAATTTTGAAGATGACTCATACTTTTAActaaaattcactaaaattgaaaaccaattTGTAATTTCAGGCCTCTATTGCGGATCGTTTGCTCTTGTGATCTCACTTCTTGCGGCTCAATTTTCCTACAGATTTATTGTCGTTTGCaggttgttttttgtttcaattttacggaaaaataaTCCAAATCCTTTTCAGACCAgagtttttgccaaaactcGATGGGTTCAAGCTAGTTATAATATTCATTCCATGCatgtttttcttcattctctGGTTTGAACTGGTTTATTGGGGTATGGCAAATACCAAGGAGAAACAGGAATATATGAGGTAACTTgtaactaaattttaaaaatttatataaaaagaTCAGAGAAGAACTGGAAACATTTTACGAAGAAGATTCGAGAAAAGTTTGTTTTATTGCGCCAATGTATTGGTCGATTGGGAAAAATGgagagaaaatttggaatttttttgagattgggCTAGCATTTGGATGTGTGATGATAATTGTAAGTCCTACAAGCGGCCCTTAAAGCCCAGAacgttttcatattttttacagGTTGTCTGCTTCACGACAATTCTATTCTGCTcaataaacatttattatttcaTGACAAGCATCCAGTGTCATATGAGCAAAAGAACATTGGAACTCAATCACCAACTTTTCGTCACCCTCAGCTTTCAGGTATATTTTTGGGAGTCTccttgaaattccatatttagTTTCCAGACTCTTTTACCATTTGTCATGATGTACAGTCCTGTCGGATTGTTGTTTTGCCTTCCACTATTTGAAGTTTACGGGGGCGATATTGCAAATTACGTGGGCGCCACTTTAGCTCTCTACCCGGCTTTGGAGCCACTGATTGCGATTTTCACTATCAATGAGTTCAGAAGGACATTCATGAGTATGTGGTAGCGTGTATAGTTatcatttaaacaaaaatttccagatcttCACCGAAAGAAAGTGCAAACAACAGTGACAGTTCCTACCTTGACACCAACAATGGGAGTTGTTGATTGAGCCCTGCAGTTAATCAGACTACATACATAGTTGGAACATATTTTATTTGGCAATTATTCTTTCAAAACttatatgaaataaaaaattttacaaatgttCAGTGCGCGCGCTTGGACTccataaattttaaacttaagGAAAActccaaacttttcaaataaaaattctcaaaaaaaattactaaaaaatctcaaaaaggCGCGGCTAAAGAATAGAAATtgtggaaaacaaaaatttcacaaaaaaactgtgaTATGTCatatttaaaaccaaaaatatttttgctccTTTCTcgtgaaacaataaaaaaccacATTTGTCTAAACTTCCAAcgatataaaatatttatgagatccaaattctttaaaatacaATACCCGTTTGgttgaaattcaatgaaataaaataaattaaagtttagATTCTTTGAGTATCTCTCGAAAATCGTCATGAATGCGTAAGTCATTAATTTCGCAAATCAGCATCTCCTCCATCAACTTTCTCTCTCCTTTTTCGATATATTCCAACGAttccaaagtttcaaaaagtctaCTTTCTTCGCAATTTCCATCAATTTGATAGTTTCTAAGCTCCCGCAATATCACTTTTCTGATGTTCCAACACATTTCAAGACATTCATCAGATATGTTTGAATATCCTAAAGAATACTTCTTGATCATTTTCAATCCCAAATGTGTTTTGACCTACCATTATCAAAAAACATCAGCCAAATGATTGCCATAAATTCTTGTTCCTTTagtttcatgaaaattattggcTGTATCATATTATGAAAATAGAAACTCCAAAATGGCTTGAAGatcctaaaaaataaaaataatgggGTTATTTTAGTAGTGTCGCAAAATGTTACTCTATAaatcaaaatcgaatttcctggctaaacttttaaaaaagtataattttcaaatcatcccagttttttttttaatttttaaaatttttaaaatttttgtttaaatttaaaattcccgccaattcatgttttcagtgtttatgtcagaaaaaaacagtagttttacagaattttcaaattacaatttAACAATTACCTAACTATTTCCGAATCGGTCATACTCCCCTTCTCCGGCATAGCTcctttataaaaattgattattattTGCTCCAAATCCGGTTGCTCCATCGCCTCGTACTTCTTGAAATTCCGTATATAATTCAATAATGGATCAATTTGCCATAATTTTGGGATAAAATTCCGCAATAGAgctatctgaaatttttattaaattttaaagtgtctGTTTGGAAGTGAAGCACCCCACCTTATCACTTTTCTTTAATTTCCCTGTTGATGGGAAAAGTTTATAAATCATTTTCCATGTTAAATCGATATCCTTGCTCACAGAGCATGAGAGCTCAAAAACGTTCAACTCATCGAAAACCCCATTGTTCACCTCATTTCGCGTCACTTCGAACTGTTTCCAGTTGAAGACTGCACAATGTATATTCCATGTTTCACGAAAAACAACACGAGCCTTAAAAAATCCCAATCGAAAGTCTTCAGATagtttttactaaaaattaacacaatttaaaaaatcttccaaaacattgaaattttcaaaatttcatttaaatcgATATACTTTCCGTTCATAAAATAATTAAGTGTATGATAATTTGTGagagaataaattttaaagttaaaacactaaaaatcttttaaaatcaaaaaaactaactgcTAGCAAAGACtgccgattttttgataattccaGCGTATTCGAATGCTTGTCTCGGCCCAcctgaatttctgaaaatggctCATCTAATTATATTTAATGACTGTTAATTTTAACTAACTTTCAATAGTGAGTCCTGCTTCTTTACACTTTTCAATTCGACATTTTCTACACGGATGGGACGATGATATTCTTGTCTTACAAGTACATAATATATCACTTCGTTTTGCAAAATGATATCGGCGAAAAAATGCGGCGCATGCTCTAAATTGTgcattttaattatttaaaaaaaaaattaaaagtttttttgccagtcaaaaatggaaattattaaggttttgccactttttcaaagaaagcctgaaaattaatataaagaattttttgacgacTTCCAAATAAGTAGCAAAAACTGAgagtgtttcaattttcaaaaaaatcatctaaatcttaaaaaaataaaaataaaataaatcaaaaataaattactcaCCTACATGAAATCCCTCCAAAATGAAGTTCGGCTTCCGTGGAGCCACAAATTATGCAcatattcgaattttgaatgatGTCAGttcaaaatgaacaatttgatCGTTTGAATAGAAACTTttattcaccaaaaaatcaaaaagtttatttagACACAGAGGAAGAGAGAAAATGAGTATGAGGTACACGCATGTTTGCTGTTCaaagaacaaattttcaaggtGATGTAAGTACGTTGTCAAGACGAAACCATGCCAAGTAGgtgaacaaaaaagaaaaaaaatggaataccGAAATCTGtgaaacactttaaaattacTCCAAATTTGCAGCTTCTGGgcaaattcatttcaaaaactctgtcagttttgtttttaaagatgttttcaaa
This is a stretch of genomic DNA from Caenorhabditis elegans chromosome V. It encodes these proteins:
- the nhr-233 gene encoding NR LBD domain-containing protein (Partially confirmed by transcript evidence), which gives rise to MFIRRQAVRKTPFKPCIQQESCYQAAPLNFGCQLCRFQKSIEVGMNIQPLLQKTSIQELLHDISAHHMNRVFLLLNSYPENSNLKIEQMLREETSFVARQKYHEMNWDSWYYITLVSTVYFMKQFPFVYFARLQDRIAIIRETFLKVALFSASFRAYALGKEVISFPDGSSIFPSKETERIVKDLNMPELITGRLISKMRELQIANEEFLLVLVILFCNPAITNLSDTGRRLLSTYQNFYSSSLFKICSMNNSGHVRFMELLSLTNLAETAVKDVNQYFVLLQLSSPAFKVCEILREGLSLL
- the str-149 gene encoding Serpentine receptor class r-10 (Predicted) yields the protein MPLWLHVIQHAGFLFAQLTNGILVYLIVTKAQQLGTYRHLMCAFAVFSLIYAWIEVFTQPVMHTKDPVFIVFMDSPLKYQAGIGNFVTCLYCGSFALVISLLAAQFSYRFIAVCRPEILPKLDGFKLVIIIIPCMFFFILWFELVYWGMASTKEKQEYMREELETFYEEDSTKVSFIGSIYWSIGENGEKIWNFFEIGFAFGCVMIIVVCFTTILFCSLNIYFFMTSIQCHMSTRTLELNRQLLVTLSFQTLLPFVMMHSPVGLLFCLPLVEVYVGYIANYVGASLALYPALVPLIAIFTINGFRKTVMKRLRRKVETAPMSIMP
- the str-151 gene encoding Serpentine receptor class r-10 (Partially confirmed by transcript evidence), producing the protein MPLWLHVIQHAGFFFAQITNGILVYLIATKAQKLFGTYRHLMCAFAVFSLIYAWVEVFTQPVMHIKGPVFIVFMDSPLKYQAGIGNFVTCLYCGSFALVISLLAAQFSYRFIVVCRPEFLPKLDGFKLVIIFIPCMFFFILWFELVYWGMANTKEKQEYMREELETFYEEDSRKVCFIAPMYWSIGKNGEKIWNFFEIGLAFGCVMIIVVCFTTILFCSINIYYFMTSIQCHMSKRTLELNHQLFVTLSFQTLLPFVMMYSPVGLLFCLPLFEVYGGDIANYVGATLALYPALEPLIAIFTINEFRRTFMNLHRKKVQTTVTVPTLTPTMGVVD
- the nhr-271 gene encoding Nuclear Hormone Receptor family (Product from WormBase gene class nhr;~Confirmed by transcript evidence): MCIICGSTEAELHFGGISCRACAAFFRRYHFAKRSDILCTCKTRISSSHPCRKCRIEKCKEAGLTIEKIQVGRDKHSNTLELSKNRQSLLAARVVFRETWNIHCAVFNWKQFEVTRNEVNNGVFDELNVFELSCSVSKDIDLTWKMIYKLFPSTGKLKKSDKIALLRNFIPKLWQIDPLLNYIRNFKKYEAMEQPDLEQIIINFYKGAMPEKGSMTDSEIVRIFKPFWSFYFHNMIQPIIFMKLKEQEFMAIIWLMFFDNGYSNISDECLEMCWNIRKVILRELRNYQIDGNCEESRLFETLESLEYIEKGERKLMEEMLICEINDLRIHDDFREILKESKL